From Amphritea atlantica, a single genomic window includes:
- a CDS encoding zinc-ribbon domain containing protein, translating to MSRTKPKVRVEVDKDKWGMNDNTYSSPPDYYYDEEFECADCGKKQTWAAVDQKYWYEELGKTINSCARYCSVCRAHTKALKEEQKRHMEEMAMKPKHQNENFFKNK from the coding sequence ATGAGTAGAACCAAACCTAAAGTAAGGGTTGAAGTCGATAAAGATAAGTGGGGAATGAACGACAACACTTACTCTTCTCCACCCGACTATTACTATGATGAAGAGTTTGAATGCGCTGATTGCGGGAAGAAGCAAACCTGGGCTGCGGTTGACCAAAAGTATTGGTATGAGGAATTGGGTAAAACTATTAATTCCTGCGCCAGGTATTGCAGTGTCTGCAGAGCACATACAAAGGCGCTAAAAGAAGAGCAGAAACGTCACATGGAAGAAATGGCAATGAAACCTAAGCATCAAAATGAGAATTTTTTTAAAAACAAATAA
- a CDS encoding GNAT family N-acetyltransferase, giving the protein MIIRKLEEKDLKAVSSICMAAFSKSVAEALSAEGVSTFTKIAQVDAFRNRMHEDNLMLVAEYEGKIEGIIELKEGRHVAMLFVDPEQQQKGIGRKLLFSALSYARVECVTVKASLPSVPAYRKYGFKCKGEVSESAGLVYQPMEIELSISI; this is encoded by the coding sequence GTGATTATCAGGAAGTTGGAAGAGAAGGATCTTAAAGCCGTCAGCTCAATCTGTATGGCTGCATTTTCAAAGTCAGTTGCAGAAGCGCTGTCTGCGGAAGGGGTTTCTACTTTCACAAAAATTGCACAAGTCGATGCCTTTCGCAATAGGATGCACGAAGATAACCTGATGCTTGTCGCTGAATATGAAGGGAAGATTGAGGGTATCATCGAGTTGAAAGAAGGCCGTCACGTTGCCATGTTGTTTGTTGATCCTGAGCAGCAACAGAAGGGAATCGGCAGAAAGTTACTTTTTTCGGCACTGAGTTATGCCAGGGTTGAGTGTGTAACCGTCAAAGCTTCTTTACCTTCAGTACCTGCATACCGGAAGTACGGCTTTAAGTGTAAAGGTGAAGTAAGCGAATCAGCAGGTCTGGTATATCAACCAATGGAAATAGAACTTAGCATATCAATATAG
- a CDS encoding NAD(P)H-dependent oxidoreductase: MTVLLHIDASARKERSISRALGETFKHQWLSSKPADKFIYRDIGSTPPDFISESWIAAVFTPEGKRTDEQNLLLALSDVLIEELTEADVIAISTPMYNYGMPASLKAWIDQVVRVNKTFTFDLNRGDFPLEPTLSGKSLVLLTSCGEFGFGENGTREDMNHLGPHIQTVSKYLGVDEVYEISVEYQEFGDNRHKRSIESAYESIPGMIKSIATNT, translated from the coding sequence ATGACCGTCTTACTTCACATTGATGCGAGCGCACGCAAAGAACGTTCTATTTCGAGGGCTCTGGGCGAGACATTCAAGCATCAATGGCTCTCGTCAAAACCCGCGGATAAGTTTATCTATAGAGATATTGGCAGCACACCGCCAGACTTTATATCTGAAAGCTGGATTGCCGCTGTCTTCACCCCCGAAGGAAAAAGAACAGATGAGCAGAACTTATTATTAGCCTTGTCTGATGTGTTAATTGAGGAGCTAACTGAGGCAGACGTCATTGCCATATCCACTCCGATGTACAACTACGGTATGCCTGCATCACTGAAAGCATGGATTGACCAGGTTGTCAGAGTCAACAAGACCTTTACCTTTGATCTGAACCGTGGTGATTTTCCATTAGAGCCGACCCTGTCAGGCAAGTCCCTCGTGCTTTTGACATCTTGTGGGGAATTTGGATTTGGAGAAAACGGAACACGAGAAGATATGAATCATTTAGGGCCCCATATTCAAACAGTCAGTAAATATCTTGGAGTAGATGAAGTATATGAAATCAGTGTTGAATACCAAGAGTTTGGTGATAACCGGCATAAGCGGTCTATTGAAAGCGCTTATGAGTCCATTCCTGGAATGATCAAAAGCATTGCGACGAATACTTGA
- a CDS encoding LysR family transcriptional regulator: MFSRLPQLNQIRGFEAAARLGSFKAAAGELNVTPTAISHQISSLEDRLGVLLFERKTRSIILTHEGARLAHVAHQALQQISAAFEEISNAQSVLRIATTTSFASMWLVPNLARFYKEHPDIQVEIKTGEELADIKRDRRIDLAIRYGSDEEKNTNSVKLVTERFTGYATEDYLNSCQYFTDATFIETRWKNKNLPSINWETWLQTFNSNISDPKIRYFDQEDHVVQAALAGQGIALVSSVLAKMALQQGWLKALDDGCSLPGLTYYLLVSPVSENLRKVTLFREWLVKELSEYA; the protein is encoded by the coding sequence ATGTTTTCTCGCTTACCTCAACTGAATCAGATTAGGGGGTTTGAAGCTGCTGCACGCTTAGGTAGTTTTAAGGCTGCCGCTGGGGAGCTAAATGTCACTCCAACAGCAATATCACACCAAATCTCAAGCTTAGAAGATCGGCTGGGGGTTTTGCTGTTCGAGCGAAAAACCCGTTCAATAATCCTGACTCACGAAGGCGCCAGGCTTGCACATGTTGCCCATCAGGCGTTGCAGCAGATATCAGCTGCATTTGAAGAAATATCTAATGCGCAGTCTGTATTGAGGATTGCCACAACCACGTCTTTTGCATCAATGTGGCTGGTTCCCAATCTGGCAAGGTTTTATAAAGAACACCCGGATATTCAGGTTGAGATAAAAACCGGAGAAGAGCTTGCCGATATCAAGCGAGATCGTCGTATTGATCTCGCAATCAGGTATGGCAGTGATGAGGAGAAAAATACAAATTCTGTAAAGCTGGTGACCGAGCGTTTTACTGGCTATGCGACGGAGGACTATTTAAATAGTTGTCAGTATTTTACTGATGCCACTTTTATTGAGACCCGATGGAAGAACAAAAACTTACCGTCGATAAACTGGGAAACGTGGCTACAAACATTTAACTCCAATATATCCGACCCAAAGATACGTTACTTTGATCAGGAAGATCATGTTGTTCAAGCCGCTTTAGCCGGTCAGGGGATAGCTCTTGTGAGCTCGGTATTAGCTAAAATGGCCTTGCAGCAAGGTTGGTTGAAAGCCTTGGATGATGGTTGCTCATTACCTGGTCTTACGTATTATTTATTGGTATCGCCTGTTAGCGAAAATTTACGAAAAGTCACTCTTTTCAGAGAGTGGCTGGTAAAAGAGCTATCAGAGTATGCCTGA
- the pabB gene encoding aminodeoxychorismate synthase component I, producing the protein MYRLYSLPYLQNTTLYFERIRHLPAPVFLDSGKPAGRYGRFDIISAAPDARLSYQDNVTHLSTASSYEQLSGNPFSHLQQLFNRYQQCCPEPQQAELKALPFCGGLLGYFSYDLGRSLETLPDETIADIDLPDMQVGIYSWAVVVDHENNTAQLVTTPLIDSDQADTILQLLNNDALTRSGDFMLRAPFQSNMSEAEYYNSLNRIDQYIHSGDCYQVNFAQRFSSTYQGDPWSGYKLIREHAPTPYSAYIETADGAILSHSPEQFLEVCDKRVTTKPIKGTRPRGNNPALDAQLKLELHDSEKDRAENLMIVDLMRNDISKVCEHGSVRVPKLFAVESYANVHHLVSTITGQLAATQSPIDLLEHSFPGGSITGAPKIRAMEIIEELEPHRRSVYCGSIGYLSFSGQMDTSIAIRTLICQNGQIHCWAGGGIVADSETADEYQETYDKVNNLLAPLERTIKSSG; encoded by the coding sequence GTGTACAGACTTTATTCACTCCCTTATCTGCAGAATACCACCCTCTATTTCGAGCGCATCCGGCACCTTCCGGCACCGGTGTTTCTCGATAGCGGTAAACCTGCTGGCCGTTATGGGCGTTTCGATATTATCTCTGCAGCCCCGGATGCCCGACTCAGTTATCAGGACAACGTTACTCACCTGAGTACCGCATCCTCCTATGAGCAGCTGAGTGGCAACCCCTTCAGCCATCTGCAACAACTGTTTAACCGCTATCAACAGTGCTGCCCTGAGCCGCAGCAAGCCGAGCTGAAGGCATTGCCTTTCTGTGGAGGACTGCTGGGCTATTTTTCCTATGACCTGGGGCGCAGCCTGGAAACACTGCCAGATGAGACCATCGCCGATATAGATCTGCCGGATATGCAGGTGGGGATCTACAGCTGGGCAGTGGTAGTCGACCATGAGAACAATACCGCTCAACTGGTCACCACCCCCCTGATCGATAGCGACCAGGCCGACACGATTCTGCAACTGCTGAACAATGATGCGCTCACCCGCAGCGGCGATTTCATGCTGAGAGCCCCCTTTCAAAGCAATATGAGCGAAGCGGAATACTACAACTCGCTCAACCGGATCGATCAGTACATCCACTCCGGCGACTGTTATCAGGTTAATTTTGCCCAGCGTTTCAGCAGCACCTATCAAGGTGACCCCTGGAGTGGCTACAAGTTGATTAGGGAGCACGCCCCCACACCTTATTCGGCCTATATTGAAACCGCTGATGGTGCCATTCTGTCACACTCCCCTGAGCAGTTTCTTGAAGTGTGCGACAAGCGGGTCACGACAAAACCGATCAAGGGCACACGGCCGCGCGGCAACAACCCGGCACTGGACGCGCAGTTAAAACTCGAGCTGCATGACAGCGAGAAAGACCGGGCCGAAAACCTGATGATCGTCGATCTGATGCGCAACGATATCAGCAAAGTATGTGAACACGGTAGCGTCAGAGTGCCAAAACTGTTTGCGGTTGAGTCCTATGCCAATGTGCACCATCTGGTCAGCACCATCACCGGCCAGCTGGCAGCGACTCAGAGCCCGATCGACCTGCTGGAACACAGCTTCCCCGGCGGCTCGATCACCGGTGCGCCAAAGATCCGCGCCATGGAAATTATCGAAGAGCTGGAGCCGCACCGCCGCTCTGTTTATTGTGGTTCAATCGGCTACCTCAGTTTCTCTGGTCAAATGGATACCAGCATTGCTATCCGCACCCTGATCTGTCAGAACGGCCAGATACACTGCTGGGCCGGCGGCGGCATCGTCGCCGACTCCGAAACCGCCGATGAATATCAGGAAACCTACGACAAGGTGAATAACCTGTTGGCGCCGCTGGAACGGACCATCAAAAGCAGCGGCTAG
- a CDS encoding alpha/beta hydrolase: MIKHPFKITQHQLNLSDQQVSYQLYKKPCDGQPRRIVMLHGAGVAGEDTWSAISMLTTAWDEILIPDQRGTGNTRYPDGAEYSFTVHELVNDLSALVDHLGWWQFDLAGYSMGGMVSLLYKQRYHERVKKQYLLESAVLDRPSWESTVNLRLQFSEAAEHLKGDSAETGIRAFLDTISPNRKVAPKAELLTIQRLAARPLGFANALNCVTEAINTLDRESLVAAQGDVTSFIGGHSVDLMHQYQRDLAERLPNWHYFMVPGTDHSLPFQKPRQIARIMDAELSRFLA, encoded by the coding sequence ATGATTAAACACCCCTTCAAGATTACTCAGCACCAGCTGAATCTTTCCGACCAGCAGGTCAGTTATCAGCTCTATAAGAAACCCTGTGACGGCCAGCCCCGGCGTATTGTTATGTTGCATGGTGCCGGCGTGGCCGGAGAGGACACCTGGTCGGCCATTAGTATGCTCACCACCGCCTGGGATGAGATCCTGATACCGGATCAGCGCGGCACCGGTAATACCCGCTATCCCGATGGCGCAGAGTATTCGTTTACCGTGCATGAACTGGTGAACGATCTCAGTGCGCTGGTGGATCATCTTGGCTGGTGGCAGTTTGATCTGGCGGGTTACTCCATGGGGGGGATGGTCTCACTGCTGTATAAGCAGCGCTATCATGAGCGGGTAAAGAAGCAGTACCTGTTAGAGTCGGCGGTGCTGGATCGCCCCAGCTGGGAATCTACGGTTAACCTGCGGCTACAATTCAGTGAAGCAGCGGAACATTTGAAAGGGGATTCGGCTGAAACCGGAATACGCGCGTTTCTGGACACCATCTCACCTAACCGGAAAGTGGCACCCAAGGCTGAGTTGTTGACAATCCAGCGACTCGCCGCCAGGCCACTGGGTTTTGCCAATGCCCTGAACTGTGTCACTGAAGCGATTAACACCCTTGATCGTGAATCACTGGTGGCGGCTCAGGGCGATGTCACCAGTTTTATTGGCGGGCACAGTGTCGATCTGATGCATCAGTATCAGCGGGACTTGGCTGAGCGCCTGCCCAACTGGCACTACTTCATGGTGCCAGGCACCGATCACTCGCTGCCATTTCAGAAACCGCGTCAGATCGCCCGCATTATGGATGCTGAACTGAGCCGTTTTCTCGCCTGA
- a CDS encoding GntR family transcriptional regulator — protein MAEIIELSESSSEVRTLADRVSGQLITAIVRGDIPPGQKISEPELARTYGISRGPLREAIRQLEGLRLVVRIPHVGARVVSLTPEELVEIYRIREALEGMACRLAAENMSTDEINSLRELLYQHERNIQEIDGRAYFQKEGDLDFHYRIVQSSKNTKLFELLGGELYHLVRMYRYQFSVSKSRPQRALKEHHRILDAIEERDGELAELLMRRHIGRARRNIEERLNPTNKEERE, from the coding sequence ATGGCAGAAATCATAGAATTATCCGAAAGCTCAAGCGAAGTGCGCACCCTGGCAGACCGGGTCAGCGGGCAGTTGATTACTGCAATTGTTCGCGGTGATATCCCACCCGGACAGAAGATCAGTGAACCGGAACTGGCGCGAACCTACGGTATCAGCCGTGGGCCTTTGCGCGAAGCGATCCGTCAGCTTGAAGGGTTGCGTCTGGTTGTCCGTATCCCCCATGTTGGTGCCCGGGTAGTCTCTCTGACGCCCGAGGAACTGGTGGAAATCTACCGTATCCGTGAGGCCCTCGAAGGGATGGCTTGCCGTCTGGCGGCAGAAAATATGTCAACAGATGAAATCAACAGCCTGCGGGAACTGCTGTATCAGCATGAGCGCAATATTCAGGAAATTGATGGTCGCGCCTATTTTCAGAAAGAGGGAGACCTTGATTTTCACTACCGCATCGTTCAGTCCAGTAAAAATACCAAACTGTTTGAACTGCTCGGTGGCGAACTTTATCACCTGGTACGTATGTACCGTTATCAGTTCAGCGTTTCTAAATCACGTCCGCAGCGCGCCCTGAAGGAACACCACCGCATCCTGGATGCGATCGAAGAAAGGGATGGTGAGCTGGCAGAACTGTTGATGCGCCGGCATATAGGTCGGGCGCGCCGCAATATTGAAGAACGTCTGAACCCAACGAACAAAGAAGAGAGGGAATAA
- the prpB gene encoding methylisocitrate lyase gives MSKLTAGGRFRKALEETNPLQIVGTVNAYHAMMAERVGHRAVYLSGGGIANASYGLPDLGMTTMNDVLEDVRRVSSAVETPLIVDIDTGWGGAFNIARTIKETIKAGAAGCHIEDQVAQKRCGHRPNKEIVSTAEMVDRVKAAVDAKTDDDFFLIARTDAFQMEGLNAAVDRAQACLEAGADGIFAEAVHTLDDYKAFAEGINGAHLLANITEFGATPLFNTAELAENGVSMVLYPLSAFRAANLAALNVFEAILRDGDQKAVVDTMQTRMDLYDFLNYHDFEQKLDALFQEGKNK, from the coding sequence ATGAGCAAACTGACCGCTGGCGGGCGTTTCCGCAAGGCACTAGAAGAGACAAATCCACTGCAGATCGTTGGAACGGTTAATGCGTATCACGCGATGATGGCGGAACGCGTAGGTCACCGAGCGGTTTACCTGTCGGGCGGTGGTATCGCGAACGCCTCTTATGGCCTGCCTGATCTGGGTATGACTACCATGAATGATGTGCTGGAAGATGTGCGTCGGGTGTCCAGTGCCGTCGAAACCCCTCTGATTGTTGATATTGATACCGGCTGGGGCGGCGCATTCAATATTGCCCGCACGATTAAGGAAACCATTAAAGCCGGTGCAGCAGGCTGTCACATCGAGGATCAGGTGGCTCAGAAGCGTTGCGGTCATCGTCCTAACAAAGAGATTGTATCGACTGCAGAGATGGTCGACCGGGTTAAAGCAGCAGTAGATGCCAAGACCGACGATGATTTCTTCCTGATTGCGCGCACCGATGCTTTCCAGATGGAAGGTCTTAACGCTGCAGTCGATCGTGCCCAGGCCTGTCTGGAAGCCGGTGCTGACGGTATCTTCGCTGAAGCGGTTCACACCCTGGACGATTATAAAGCGTTTGCCGAGGGTATTAACGGCGCTCATCTGCTGGCCAATATTACCGAGTTTGGTGCCACCCCGCTGTTCAATACCGCCGAGCTGGCTGAGAACGGTGTATCAATGGTGCTTTACCCGCTGTCGGCTTTCCGTGCCGCTAATCTGGCTGCGCTGAACGTATTCGAAGCGATTTTGCGTGATGGCGACCAGAAAGCGGTTGTCGATACCATGCAGACTCGCATGGATCTGTACGATTTCCTGAACTACCACGACTTTGAGCAGAAGTTAGATGCGCTGTTTCAGGAAGGCAAGAACAAGTAA
- the prpC gene encoding 2-methylcitrate synthase, translating into MAEAKKLSGAGLRGQSAGETALCTVGQSGAGLTYRGYDIKELADKAQFEEVAYLLLYGKLPNQGELNAYKARLKSMRALPEALKTVLEQIPADAHPMDVMRTGCSMLGNLETEQDFTEQHDHIDRMLAVFPGMINYWYNFSHHGKRIDVETDANSIGEQFLWTLHDKKPEPLHVDVMHASLILYAEHEFNASTFTARVCASTLSDIHSCVTAAIGSLRGPLHGGANEAAMAMIQDWRSPEEAEAEIMAMLARKDKIMGFGHAIYRDSDPRNAIIKEWSKKLSEQVGDEYLYAVSERVEAVMWREKKLFCNADFFHASAYNFMGIPTELFTPIFVCSRAAGWTAHVMEQRANNRIIRPSADYTGPDSAEWIDIADRP; encoded by the coding sequence ATGGCAGAAGCGAAGAAATTAAGTGGTGCAGGTCTGCGTGGTCAGTCCGCTGGTGAAACTGCACTCTGTACTGTTGGTCAGAGCGGTGCCGGTCTGACATACCGTGGTTACGATATCAAAGAACTGGCTGATAAGGCGCAGTTTGAAGAGGTCGCTTATCTGTTGCTATACGGCAAATTACCCAATCAGGGTGAGCTGAATGCCTATAAAGCTCGCCTGAAAAGTATGCGTGCACTGCCCGAAGCCCTTAAAACCGTGTTGGAACAGATTCCTGCGGATGCTCATCCAATGGATGTTATGCGGACCGGCTGTTCAATGCTGGGTAACCTGGAAACCGAACAGGATTTCACCGAACAGCACGATCATATCGACCGGATGCTGGCGGTGTTCCCGGGCATGATCAACTACTGGTACAACTTCAGCCACCACGGCAAGCGTATTGATGTTGAAACCGATGCCAACTCTATCGGAGAACAGTTCCTCTGGACGTTGCACGATAAGAAGCCTGAGCCGCTGCATGTCGATGTTATGCATGCCTCGCTGATTCTCTATGCTGAACATGAATTTAATGCCTCTACCTTCACTGCCCGGGTGTGTGCTTCAACACTATCTGATATTCACAGCTGTGTAACGGCGGCGATCGGTTCCCTGCGCGGGCCTCTGCATGGCGGTGCAAACGAAGCGGCAATGGCGATGATCCAGGACTGGCGTTCACCGGAAGAAGCTGAAGCTGAAATCATGGCGATGCTGGCGCGTAAAGATAAGATCATGGGCTTCGGTCATGCCATCTACCGTGATTCGGATCCGCGTAACGCGATCATCAAAGAGTGGTCCAAGAAGCTCTCTGAGCAGGTTGGCGATGAGTATCTGTACGCCGTTTCCGAACGGGTTGAAGCGGTGATGTGGCGCGAGAAAAAGCTGTTTTGTAACGCTGACTTCTTCCATGCATCGGCTTACAACTTCATGGGGATTCCCACAGAGCTGTTTACCCCGATCTTTGTATGTTCACGGGCGGCAGGCTGGACAGCCCATGTGATGGAGCAGCGTGCCAATAACCGCATTATCCGTCCGTCTGCAGATTATACCGGTCCGGACAGTGCTGAGTGGATCGATATCGCTGATCGTCCTTAA
- the acnD gene encoding Fe/S-dependent 2-methylisocitrate dehydratase AcnD, with amino-acid sequence MNTEYRKSLSGTGLDYFDTRAAVDAIKPGAYATLPYTSRVLAEQLVRRCEPEALTDSLKQLIERKQDLDFPWYPARVVCHDILGQTALVDLAGLRDAIADQGGDPAKVNPVVPTQLIVDHSLAVEAPGFDPDAFQKNRDIEDRRNDDRFHFIEWCKTAFDNVDVIPAGNGIMHQINLEKMSPVIQARDGVAFPDTCVGTDSHTPHVDALGVIAIGVGGLEAETVMLGRPSMMRLPDIIGVKLVGKRQPGITATDMVLAITEFLRNEKVVSSYLEFFGEGAATLSIGDRATISNMTPEYGASAGMFYIDEQTIDYIKLTGREPEQVALVERYAKETGLWADDLVDAQYERVLEFDLSTVVRNMAGPSNPHRRLPTSALHERGISSDEMLAAAKVEEADGLMPDGAVIIAAITSCTNTSNPRNVVAAGLIAKKANELGLVRKPWVKTSFAPGSKVAKLYLEEAGLLSEMEKLGFGIVGYACTTCNGMSGALDPVIQQEIIDRDLYATAVLSGNRNFDGRIHPYAKQAFLASPPLVVAYAIAGTMRFDIENDVLGTDKDGNAVTLKDIWPSDEEIDSIVAKAVKPEQFNQVYIPMFDLGAAERSPSPLYDWRPQTTYIRRPPYWEGALAGERTMKGMRPLAVLGDNITTDHLSPSNAIQASSAAGEYCAKMGLPEEDFNSYATHRGDHLTAQRATFANPKLLNEMCRDENGEVKQGSLARIEPEGQESRMWEAIETYMERKQPLIIIAGADYGQGSSRDWAAKGVRLAGVETIVAEGFERIHRTNLVGMGVLPLEFKAGDNRNTYAIDGTETYDVVGEISPRCDLTVVMTRRNGEVVEIPVTCRLDTAEEVHVYGAGGVLQRFAQDFLEANT; translated from the coding sequence ATGAACACTGAATACCGTAAATCCTTAAGCGGTACCGGCCTGGATTACTTCGACACCCGCGCGGCTGTCGATGCGATTAAGCCCGGTGCTTATGCAACACTGCCTTATACCTCCCGGGTACTGGCAGAACAGCTGGTGCGTCGCTGTGAACCCGAGGCGCTGACCGATTCCCTGAAGCAGCTGATTGAACGTAAACAGGATCTGGACTTTCCCTGGTATCCTGCCCGTGTTGTCTGTCATGACATTCTGGGGCAGACCGCGCTGGTTGACCTGGCGGGTCTGCGGGATGCGATCGCTGATCAGGGGGGAGATCCCGCTAAGGTTAATCCGGTTGTGCCGACCCAACTGATTGTTGACCACTCGCTGGCCGTTGAAGCGCCGGGCTTTGATCCGGATGCCTTTCAGAAAAACCGTGATATAGAAGATCGCCGTAACGACGACCGGTTCCACTTTATCGAGTGGTGTAAAACTGCGTTCGATAACGTCGATGTGATTCCTGCCGGTAACGGTATTATGCACCAGATCAACCTGGAGAAGATGTCTCCGGTCATTCAGGCCCGTGATGGCGTTGCCTTCCCGGATACCTGTGTCGGTACCGACAGCCACACTCCGCATGTGGATGCGCTGGGTGTTATCGCCATCGGTGTGGGTGGTCTGGAAGCTGAAACCGTGATGCTGGGACGTCCATCGATGATGCGTCTGCCGGACATTATCGGTGTTAAGCTGGTTGGCAAGCGTCAGCCGGGCATTACCGCCACTGATATGGTGCTGGCTATTACTGAGTTCCTGCGTAATGAGAAAGTCGTTTCTTCTTATCTGGAGTTCTTTGGTGAAGGCGCGGCGACCCTGTCGATTGGCGACCGTGCCACGATCTCCAATATGACACCGGAATACGGTGCTTCTGCCGGTATGTTCTATATCGATGAACAGACCATTGACTATATTAAACTGACCGGTCGCGAGCCTGAACAGGTTGCACTGGTTGAGCGGTATGCAAAGGAAACCGGTCTGTGGGCGGATGACCTGGTTGATGCACAGTATGAGCGGGTACTGGAGTTTGATCTGTCTACGGTTGTTCGTAATATGGCAGGCCCGTCAAACCCACATCGTCGTCTGCCAACTTCGGCGCTGCACGAGCGGGGCATTTCAAGTGACGAGATGCTGGCGGCGGCAAAGGTAGAAGAAGCGGATGGTTTGATGCCGGATGGTGCCGTTATCATCGCTGCAATTACCAGCTGTACTAACACTTCAAATCCGCGCAACGTGGTTGCCGCAGGTCTGATAGCGAAGAAAGCAAACGAGCTGGGACTGGTGCGTAAGCCCTGGGTTAAAACTTCATTTGCGCCGGGTTCCAAGGTGGCCAAACTCTATCTGGAAGAAGCCGGTCTTCTGTCTGAGATGGAAAAACTGGGCTTCGGTATCGTTGGCTACGCCTGTACTACCTGTAACGGCATGTCCGGGGCGCTTGATCCTGTGATTCAGCAGGAGATTATCGACCGCGATCTGTATGCCACCGCGGTACTGTCCGGTAACCGTAACTTTGACGGCCGGATCCATCCGTATGCCAAGCAGGCATTCCTGGCATCTCCACCACTGGTTGTTGCCTATGCGATTGCCGGGACAATGCGTTTCGATATCGAAAACGATGTGCTGGGTACTGATAAAGATGGCAATGCGGTTACTCTGAAAGATATCTGGCCAAGTGACGAAGAGATCGATTCAATCGTCGCTAAGGCGGTTAAGCCTGAGCAGTTTAATCAGGTGTATATCCCGATGTTTGATCTGGGGGCGGCCGAGAGGTCACCAAGCCCTCTGTATGACTGGCGTCCGCAGACCACCTATATCCGTCGTCCGCCATACTGGGAAGGCGCCCTGGCCGGTGAGCGCACCATGAAAGGCATGCGTCCGCTGGCGGTACTGGGTGACAACATCACCACAGACCACCTGTCTCCGTCTAATGCGATTCAGGCCTCCAGTGCGGCGGGTGAATACTGCGCCAAGATGGGGCTGCCGGAAGAGGACTTTAACTCTTACGCAACTCACCGGGGTGATCACCTGACGGCACAGCGTGCCACCTTTGCTAACCCTAAACTGCTGAACGAAATGTGTCGCGATGAAAATGGCGAAGTGAAGCAGGGGTCTCTGGCACGTATTGAGCCAGAAGGTCAGGAAAGCCGTATGTGGGAAGCGATTGAAACCTACATGGAGCGTAAACAACCGCTGATCATTATCGCCGGTGCAGATTACGGTCAGGGGTCTTCCCGTGACTGGGCTGCTAAAGGTGTTCGCCTGGCGGGTGTTGAAACGATTGTGGCGGAAGGCTTTGAGCGTATCCACCGGACTAACCTGGTCGGCATGGGTGTGTTACCACTGGAGTTTAAAGCCGGTGATAACCGTAATACTTATGCTATCGATGGTACAGAGACCTACGATGTGGTTGGCGAGATCAGCCCGCGTTGTGATCTGACCGTAGTGATGACCCGCCGTAATGGCGAGGTTGTTGAGATCCCGGTGACCTGTCGACTGGATACTGCTGAAGAGGTTCATGTGTACGGTGCAGGTGGTGTACTGCAGCGCTTCGCACAGGATTTCCTGGAAGCCAATACATAA